Sequence from the Halomarina litorea genome:
TCATCAAAGACGAACCAACGACACGAACTACGACGGAATTGAGATTTTTCAATCGGTGAAGCGAGTCGTCTACAGACACCAGCTTGCCAGGCAACAGGGGGTTAATCGACGGCCAACAGAACTACAGACGGCGTCGCCCGAGTCACGTCGTGCGGGGCTGTCAGCGGCCGATTCGTCTGTCCATTCCATCCCCGTTTTCGACCGTCTCTGCTGGAGGCGTGCGTATCGACACGCCACCCTGACCGAGTCGTGGTGTCCAACGGCCACGGACTCGACGCAGGGGTGAGCTCATTCTCGCTTCCGTGATCGTGGTGGCGTGTCCTCTCACGATGGGACTCGAAGACGAGACGATGCCCGTTGCGAGTGCCTGCTATTTAGTGCCGCGAGCAGGAAACTGTCGTCGCATCTGACAAGGTGTTATGAGGGGCTAGTCGTTAGCACCGGTACCCTGCGCCGATATGTCTCGCAATCCGCCGACGCCACTTGGTCCAACTGCTACGGAGGCCCTCGAGCACCTCAGCGAGCCGCTCGAAGAGCACGACGGGTTGACTCGTGAGGAAGCGACAACGGTACTCACCGACGGTGATTTCGATGTAATCGATGCGCGGGACACGATCGAGCGACTTCGCCTTCGTGGCTATCTCTACGAGGTCGAGGGACAGCTCTTCTTGACGCCGACGCGGTGAGCCGCCTGCGGGGCTTCAACCCCTACAGTGTCTCTGTACGAGTTCCTTGTTCAGGCTGTCTGTAGACTGTTTCAGGGGCAGGCTGACAAGGGCTTTTGTCGACCCTCGACTCTGGGTTACTCCCGGGGGGGTCGACGGAACTACGTGAACAGACTACGTTACAGCAGGACCGTAGACGAGTGAAAGCTAATTACCAATGATGGTGAGCAGTATCTCGACGGCGAACTCGACACGGGAGAACTCGACGATAACAGTGAAACGCGCGCTTCGGCGTGACGGCGGAGGATTCTTGTCGCCGTATATCGGAATACACAGTATGAGTAAGACGATTCGCGTTTCGGATGACTACCACGCGTATCTGAAAGCGCACAATCGTGAGGGCGAGACGATGGAAGAGACGCTACGGCGGTTGACGGGCGGTCCACGGCCAGAGGATGTGGCGGGCATCCTCTCGGAGGAGACCGCCGAGAGGATCAAAGAGCGCGTCGAGCGCAAACGCGAGCGAGGCATCGAGTCGAAAGCGGACGTTCGCGAGCGGTTTTCGTGATTCTCGATACCTCGTTTCTCATCGACCTGTTTCGGGGGCAGGACGCCGCGTTTCAGAAGGGGAGTGAACTCGTAGCGGCGGGTGCCGTCCAGCGGGTCCCCGCGCCGGTGGTCGCGGAACTCGCCTACGGGGTCGAGATGGAGGGAACCAACGCGGAGCGCCGGAAGTTCGACAACGCGATGGCGATGTACCCGGTCGTCACGCAGACACGCGAACTCGCGCGACTCTCGGGCGAACTTCTCGCGAAGGCCGACCGTACGGACGGTGGAGAGAGTGGCATCGACCCGATCGACCCGATGATAGCGGCCGTCTCGGTCGTCGTTGGTGAACCAGTGCTGACGGACAACGTCGACCACTTCAAGCAACTGGGTGTCGATGTCGAGACGTACTGACGATCAAGCGTACTTCTGTGGAACCGGCTTGTAGCGGGCCCTGTCCTATATTTCAGCAGGACCGTAGACGGGTTGAAGCATCACCGGATGGGGCGTCCACAACGGGACGTCCCGTATCGCAGCCGGTCCGTCGATGAGGTACATCCGAGTGTAAGCGGCCCGCTCGGTGGCTCAACTGCCATTACAGGAGACCCATCGAATAGCTCCGCCTGAAAGGCGATCTCTACCAGGTCGAAAATCAGCTGTTCCTCACCCCGAACAACGAGCGCTCTGCTGGCCGTAGCGCCATCCCAAAAGGTATCCGTCAGACACTGTGACTCACCTACATGGATGGTGGGGATATCCGAGAGCATGCGGTGAGGCTCGTCGAACGCGAGACAGCTACGACGATCGAATCGACGCGCATCGCTGAGCAACTGACGACGAGCGAGGGCAGCGCACTCGTCATCGCTGTCGAAACGACCGACGAGACCTACTGGGTCGTCGACGACGGGCGCCGTACCGCGTGCTATCCCGCCGCCAGCCACGACTCAGCCAATACCGTCCTGACCGACCATATGACCTCCCAGTCGTGGTGACAGCGTGGCTGTGCCCAACTAATCGAGGTCGACCGACCTCCTAGGCTCGTTCCCACCGACGACGATGAATCCGCGTCAAGCAACGGGCGTTCCGGTTCCGATATCGAACGGGAGAGGATCTGGCGGTCACGCTCGTGACCACGCAGGCCGATAGGGCACTGATCGGCCAATAGACCGACAATCAGAACTATCGGAATCCTCAGTGCAGGGCTGTCAACGGCGATGTTGTCTGTCGATTCCACCCGTTTTTCGCCGCGTCTGAACCGATAGTGCAGACGGACATGCCGCCCCGACCACGCCGTGGTGTCGAATTGCCACTGGCCTGATGGAGATCAACTCATTTCCACGTCCGAGAGTGGTAAGCGACGTATCGACACAGCACGGACGTCACCGGTCAGATTAACCAACAGGAGCGGGATGCAGTTCCGATTGGTCTTTTTGCCGGGAATGCGACACCGATACTGCTGCTGAAGCTACTGTTACCTGTCGTCAGTAGTGTCTGGATCGATTGTCCCGTTGTAGCCTGAAAAGACCAAGTTCTGTTGGTTAAGGTGAGAGAGTAGCCAGGGTGTAGCGTTGACAATCGCTCGCAGACGACACGTTCTTTCATGCCGATTCGCGGTGACGCACCCGTTAGACTTGTGCCGCCGATGTATCAGTTCGGTCGCTCAGCAGTGAATCAGCTACCGGTACCCGTTCGGTCCTGTGTGTGGACCGGGTCGTGGGAGGAATCGTGGCCGAGTGGCCCGTGGGGCGCATGAGGCGCGTGCCCGACGTGGTGAGCGTGATTCACCCAGTTGTCGTCGTGCTGATGCCCCCCCAGTCGTTATCGACTCCCCAGTTGTCACAGACGTGGCCGATGGTCGCGACCGGATCTGTGAGTGTATCCGCACTGTGAACCCCCGCGGTTGCAATAGTAGTCAGCGCAAGCCCTATCAGCAGTATCTCCACGCCACCGATGACTGCTCGAACGAGATTCAGGGTTCGCCTCACCTACTAGATGGTTGTCGATACGGGGAGATAGGACCTCCGCCGTTCTCACGTACCGAGAGTGACCTGCGACGTCTCACTCGCGGGACGGAGGTCGACTGTGAACGACTATGGTACGACTCTGACGACCGGTACTGTCATGTCATTCACCAGCTAAGCTCAGTGCCGATGCCTGAAGGACGACATCGGTTACATCGTCATCGGAAGCCACAGTCGTGGCGAGCTGGACCGTG
This genomic interval carries:
- a CDS encoding antitoxin VapB family protein gives rise to the protein MSKTIRVSDDYHAYLKAHNREGETMEETLRRLTGGPRPEDVAGILSEETAERIKERVERKRERGIESKADVRERFS
- a CDS encoding PIN domain-containing protein encodes the protein MILDTSFLIDLFRGQDAAFQKGSELVAAGAVQRVPAPVVAELAYGVEMEGTNAERRKFDNAMAMYPVVTQTRELARLSGELLAKADRTDGGESGIDPIDPMIAAVSVVVGEPVLTDNVDHFKQLGVDVETY